A genomic region of Vanessa tameamea isolate UH-Manoa-2023 chromosome 11, ilVanTame1 primary haplotype, whole genome shotgun sequence contains the following coding sequences:
- the LOC113395331 gene encoding thymosin beta isoform X2 encodes MACSVSDSPSLKDLPKVATDLKSQLEAFNPSCLRDVDTNEKIVLPSAEDVATEKTQKSLFDGIEKFDSSMLKHTETQEKNPLPDKDVVAAEKAHQNLLEGVEHFDKTQMKHTTTEEKNSLPPVEAIEAEKEKNKFLNGIENFDPTKLKHTETCEKNPLPTKDIIEQEKTA; translated from the exons ATGGCCTGCTCAGTCAGTGATTCCCCCTCCCTCAAGGACCTCCCCAAGGTCGCCACTGATCTCAAGAGCCAGTTGGAAGCGTTCAACCCCAGCTGTCTACGGGATGTTGACACTAATGAAAAAATCGTGCTACCATCAGCTGAAG ATGTGGCAACTGAAAAAACTCAAAAGTCCCTATTTGACGGTATTGAGAAGTTCGATTCCAGCATGCTGAAGCACACGGAAACACAAGAGAAGAACCCGCTTCCTGATAAAGATG TTGTCGCAGCGGAGAAGGCACACCAGAACCTTCTAGAAGGGGTGGAACACTTCGACAAGACACAAATGAAACATACAACAACGGAAGAGAAAAATTCATTGCCGCCTGTTGAAG CCATTGAAGCCGAGAAGGAGAAGAACAAGTTCTTGAATGGCATCGAGAACTTCGACCCAACTAAGCTGAAGCACACGGAGACCTGCGAGAAGAACCCCCTGCCCACCAAGGACATCATCGAGCAGGAGAAGACGGCCTGA
- the LOC113395331 gene encoding thymosin beta isoform X1 has product MACSVSDSPSLKDLPKVATDLKSQLEAFNPSCLRDVDTNEKIVLPSAEDVAKEKLHSALLHDVEQFQTSSLKKTDTVEKIVLPNAIDVATEKTQKSLFDGIEKFDSSMLKHTETQEKNPLPDKDVVAAEKAHQNLLEGVEHFDKTQMKHTTTEEKNSLPPVEAIEAEKEKNKFLNGIENFDPTKLKHTETCEKNPLPTKDIIEQEKTA; this is encoded by the exons ATGGCCTGCTCAGTCAGTGATTCCCCCTCCCTCAAGGACCTCCCCAAGGTCGCCACTGATCTCAAGAGCCAGTTGGAAGCGTTCAACCCCAGCTGTCTACGGGATGTTGACACTAATGAAAAAATCGTGCTACCATCAGCTGAAG ACGTTGCGAAAGAAAAGCTGCACTCAGCACTCCTCCACGACGTAGAGCAATTTCAGACATCCTCTCTAAAGAAAACGGACACCGTAGAAAAAATAGTCTTACCCAACGCCATAG ATGTGGCAACTGAAAAAACTCAAAAGTCCCTATTTGACGGTATTGAGAAGTTCGATTCCAGCATGCTGAAGCACACGGAAACACAAGAGAAGAACCCGCTTCCTGATAAAGATG TTGTCGCAGCGGAGAAGGCACACCAGAACCTTCTAGAAGGGGTGGAACACTTCGACAAGACACAAATGAAACATACAACAACGGAAGAGAAAAATTCATTGCCGCCTGTTGAAG CCATTGAAGCCGAGAAGGAGAAGAACAAGTTCTTGAATGGCATCGAGAACTTCGACCCAACTAAGCTGAAGCACACGGAGACCTGCGAGAAGAACCCCCTGCCCACCAAGGACATCATCGAGCAGGAGAAGACGGCCTGA
- the LOC113395331 gene encoding thymosin beta isoform X3 — MACSVSDSPSLKDLPKVATDLKSQLEAFNPSCLRDVDTNEKIVLPSAEDVAKEKLHSALLHDVEQFQTSSLKKTDTVEKIVLPNAIDVATEKTQKSLFDGIEKFDSSMLKHTETQEKNPLPDKDAIEAEKEKNKFLNGIENFDPTKLKHTETCEKNPLPTKDIIEQEKTA, encoded by the exons ATGGCCTGCTCAGTCAGTGATTCCCCCTCCCTCAAGGACCTCCCCAAGGTCGCCACTGATCTCAAGAGCCAGTTGGAAGCGTTCAACCCCAGCTGTCTACGGGATGTTGACACTAATGAAAAAATCGTGCTACCATCAGCTGAAG ACGTTGCGAAAGAAAAGCTGCACTCAGCACTCCTCCACGACGTAGAGCAATTTCAGACATCCTCTCTAAAGAAAACGGACACCGTAGAAAAAATAGTCTTACCCAACGCCATAG ATGTGGCAACTGAAAAAACTCAAAAGTCCCTATTTGACGGTATTGAGAAGTTCGATTCCAGCATGCTGAAGCACACGGAAACACAAGAGAAGAACCCGCTTCCTGATAAAGATG CCATTGAAGCCGAGAAGGAGAAGAACAAGTTCTTGAATGGCATCGAGAACTTCGACCCAACTAAGCTGAAGCACACGGAGACCTGCGAGAAGAACCCCCTGCCCACCAAGGACATCATCGAGCAGGAGAAGACGGCCTGA
- the LOC113395331 gene encoding thymosin beta isoform X4 — protein sequence MACSVSDSPSLKDLPKVATDLKSQLEAFNPSCLRDVDTNEKIVLPSAEDVATEKTQKSLFDGIEKFDSSMLKHTETQEKNPLPDKDAIEAEKEKNKFLNGIENFDPTKLKHTETCEKNPLPTKDIIEQEKTA from the exons ATGGCCTGCTCAGTCAGTGATTCCCCCTCCCTCAAGGACCTCCCCAAGGTCGCCACTGATCTCAAGAGCCAGTTGGAAGCGTTCAACCCCAGCTGTCTACGGGATGTTGACACTAATGAAAAAATCGTGCTACCATCAGCTGAAG ATGTGGCAACTGAAAAAACTCAAAAGTCCCTATTTGACGGTATTGAGAAGTTCGATTCCAGCATGCTGAAGCACACGGAAACACAAGAGAAGAACCCGCTTCCTGATAAAGATG CCATTGAAGCCGAGAAGGAGAAGAACAAGTTCTTGAATGGCATCGAGAACTTCGACCCAACTAAGCTGAAGCACACGGAGACCTGCGAGAAGAACCCCCTGCCCACCAAGGACATCATCGAGCAGGAGAAGACGGCCTGA